One region of Enterobacter ludwigii genomic DNA includes:
- a CDS encoding LysR family transcriptional regulator, protein MSFQIKFHQIRAFVEVARQGSIRGASRALNLSQPALTKSIKELEEGMAAQLFVRRSKGVALTECGEGFYPRARLILEELRAAQDDIRQRQGELAGQINIGMGASVSRSLMPAVITRFHAQHPQVKVRIMEGQLVSMINELRQGELDFTINTYYQGPYDHEFTFEKLFEKPFAVFCRKGHPATGATSINELLHYNWTMPTPRGSYYKQLEDVFNHRSQIPRIGVVCETFTSCISLVAQSDFLSILPLELGCDPLLAHRLVMIPVIESLPKAAYYLVQRRDSRQTPLAESLITQFRREARKIVVE, encoded by the coding sequence ATGTCATTTCAGATTAAATTTCATCAAATCCGGGCGTTTGTTGAAGTCGCGCGCCAGGGCAGTATTCGTGGTGCCAGCAGGGCGCTCAATCTGTCACAACCGGCGCTGACCAAATCCATCAAAGAGCTGGAAGAGGGCATGGCGGCGCAGCTTTTTGTGCGCAGGAGTAAGGGCGTGGCATTGACCGAATGTGGCGAAGGTTTTTACCCGCGCGCCAGGCTGATTCTGGAAGAGTTACGTGCGGCGCAGGATGACATTCGCCAGCGGCAGGGGGAACTTGCCGGGCAAATCAACATTGGGATGGGGGCCAGTGTTTCACGCAGCCTCATGCCCGCCGTCATCACCCGCTTTCATGCGCAGCACCCGCAGGTCAAAGTCCGGATTATGGAAGGGCAACTGGTGTCGATGATCAATGAACTACGCCAGGGGGAGCTGGACTTTACCATCAACACCTATTATCAGGGACCTTACGACCATGAATTTACGTTTGAAAAGCTGTTCGAAAAACCGTTTGCGGTATTTTGCCGGAAAGGGCATCCGGCGACAGGAGCAACCTCTATTAATGAACTTTTGCATTATAACTGGACAATGCCGACGCCACGGGGAAGTTATTATAAGCAATTAGAGGATGTATTTAACCATCGCTCACAAATACCGCGGATTGGTGTGGTCTGTGAAACGTTTACTTCCTGTATTAGCCTTGTCGCGCAAAGTGATTTTTTAAGTATATTGCCACTGGAACTGGGCTGTGACCCGCTGCTGGCGCACCGTCTGGTCATGATCCCGGTTATCGAGTCGCTTCCAAAAGCGGCATATTATTTAGTTCAGCGCCGTGATTCACGTCAGACGCCTCTTGCCGAATCGTTAATAACGCAATTCAGAAGAGAAGCGAGAAAAATAGTTGTAGAGTGA
- a CDS encoding aldo/keto reductase family oxidoreductase, with the protein MSSIDKSGTYALGTRTVKRLGYGAMQLAGPGVFGPPKDKLAALEVLREAVAAGVNHIDTSDFYGPHITNQLIREALHPYRDDLTIVTKIGARRDSKGAWLPAFSAQELTQAVHDNLRNLQLDVLDVVNLRIMFSTHGPAEGSIAEPLSTLAELQQQGLVRHIGLSNVTATQVAEAQKMVPVVCVQNMYNIVNRGDDVLVDGLAQQGIAYVPFFPLGGFTPLQSSGLQAVADSLGATAMQVALAWLLQRSPNILLIPGTSSVTHLRQNLAAGALHLPPEAVKTLNSLVD; encoded by the coding sequence ATGAGCAGCATTGATAAAAGCGGGACGTACGCGCTCGGGACGCGGACGGTTAAACGACTGGGCTACGGTGCGATGCAGCTTGCCGGGCCGGGCGTCTTTGGTCCACCGAAGGATAAGCTGGCCGCGCTGGAGGTGCTACGTGAAGCCGTCGCGGCGGGGGTGAACCACATTGATACCAGTGATTTTTATGGTCCGCATATTACCAATCAGCTGATCCGCGAAGCACTTCATCCTTACCGGGACGATCTGACTATCGTGACCAAAATCGGTGCCCGTCGCGACAGTAAAGGTGCCTGGCTGCCGGCCTTTTCCGCGCAGGAACTGACTCAGGCGGTGCATGACAACCTGCGTAATCTGCAGCTTGACGTGCTGGACGTGGTGAATTTGCGAATTATGTTCAGCACACACGGGCCTGCGGAAGGGTCGATTGCGGAACCGCTTTCCACCCTGGCAGAGCTACAACAGCAAGGGCTGGTGCGTCATATTGGTCTGAGCAATGTGACGGCCACTCAGGTTGCGGAAGCGCAGAAGATGGTGCCGGTGGTGTGCGTGCAGAACATGTACAACATTGTAAACCGGGGGGACGATGTGCTGGTGGATGGGCTGGCACAGCAGGGCATTGCGTATGTACCGTTCTTCCCGCTGGGAGGTTTTACGCCACTGCAATCTTCCGGGCTGCAGGCCGTTGCTGATTCACTGGGCGCAACGGCAATGCAGGTGGCGCTGGCGTGGCTGTTGCAACGTTCCCCGAACATCTTGCTGATCCCCGGAACCTCTTCCGTGACGCATCTGCGGCAAAACCTTGCGGCGGGGGCACTGCACCTACCGCCTGAAGCCGTGAAAACGCTAAATTCGCTGGTGGACTAA
- the smrA gene encoding DNA endonuclease SmrA: protein MNPDDKSFFLDAMEDVQPLKRSPDIHWQPSRNTRSRQEMDTEQLDNFLTLGFLELLPLEEALAFQREGVQQGVIDKLRTGKYARQASLNLLRQPAERCRQMLYSFIRQAGRDGLRNLIIIHGKGREQNSHPNVVRSYLARWLTEFEEVQAFCVALPHHGGSGACYVSLRKSDEAKQENWERHAKRSR, encoded by the coding sequence ATGAACCCTGACGACAAATCCTTTTTTCTTGACGCCATGGAGGATGTCCAGCCCCTGAAGCGCAGCCCGGATATTCACTGGCAGCCAAGCCGCAATACGCGGTCGCGCCAGGAGATGGATACCGAACAGCTGGATAACTTCCTGACCCTGGGCTTTCTGGAACTTCTGCCCCTTGAAGAGGCGCTGGCGTTCCAGCGTGAAGGGGTGCAGCAGGGCGTTATTGATAAGCTACGCACGGGTAAATATGCCCGCCAGGCCAGCTTAAATCTCTTACGTCAGCCCGCCGAACGCTGCCGTCAGATGCTGTATTCTTTTATTCGCCAGGCCGGACGTGACGGGTTACGTAACCTGATTATCATTCACGGGAAAGGGCGTGAGCAGAACTCCCATCCTAATGTGGTGCGCAGCTATCTGGCGCGCTGGTTAACCGAGTTTGAGGAAGTGCAGGCTTTCTGCGTGGCGCTGCCGCATCACGGCGGCAGCGGGGCATGTTATGTTTCGCTACGAAAATCCGATGAAGCGAAACAGGAAAACTGGGAGCGGCACGCCAAGCGCAGCCGCTAG
- a CDS encoding methyl-accepting chemotaxis protein, whose amino-acid sequence MKNLHVITGIIFALTIFCLLQVVTGGLFYSAVSNDRHNFQNSGVLNAQQESLSDSVNTLVKTRVTVTRVAIRYLKNQRDPASLAAINKLLGTAGDSLAKAEAYNKEWQKLPQVKGQDAALTDEMQKSWNQMHEVMRLSIEYLRADNYQAYGDLDAQQAQDDMEAVYNRWRAENNTLLKAATEENQSSFTQMQWTLAAILLAVIAVLVVIWQGLQHLLLKPLNTIMNHIRAIAGGDLTQDIVITGRNEMGQLAAGLQDMQQSLVTTVSAVRGSTDSIYTGAGEIAAGSNDLSARTEQQASSLEETAASMEELTATVKQNSDNARQATLLAKNASETAARGGHVVDNVVRTMTEIADSSQQIAHITGVIDSIAFQTNILALNAAVEAARAGEQGRGFAVVAGEVRTLASRSAQAAKEIKGLIENSVSRVNTGSEQVSEAGTTMKEIVAAVTRVTDIMGEISSASDEQSRGIEQVSLAVSQMDSVTQQNAALVQESATAAAALEDQSEQLRQAVAAFRLNGKEKVAAPRPANVKTPQLLRPATTTASTDSNWETF is encoded by the coding sequence CTGAAAAATCTGCACGTGATTACCGGTATTATCTTTGCCCTCACCATATTCTGTCTGTTGCAAGTTGTCACGGGAGGGTTGTTCTACTCTGCTGTCAGCAACGATCGCCATAACTTCCAGAACTCCGGGGTGCTCAATGCCCAACAGGAGAGTCTGAGCGACAGCGTGAACACGCTGGTGAAAACCCGCGTCACCGTCACCCGCGTGGCGATCCGTTACCTGAAAAACCAGCGTGACCCGGCTTCCCTTGCGGCGATAAACAAACTGCTTGGCACCGCAGGCGACTCGCTGGCAAAAGCCGAGGCCTACAACAAAGAGTGGCAGAAACTGCCGCAGGTTAAGGGTCAGGATGCGGCATTAACCGACGAAATGCAGAAGTCCTGGAACCAGATGCACGAAGTGATGCGTTTATCGATTGAGTACCTGCGTGCCGATAACTACCAGGCCTATGGCGATCTGGACGCTCAACAGGCCCAGGACGATATGGAAGCGGTCTATAACCGCTGGCGTGCCGAAAACAACACCCTGCTGAAGGCCGCAACGGAAGAGAACCAGAGCAGCTTCACCCAGATGCAATGGACGCTGGCGGCTATTTTGCTGGCCGTTATCGCGGTACTGGTAGTGATCTGGCAGGGTTTACAACATCTGCTGTTAAAACCCCTCAACACCATTATGAACCATATTCGCGCGATTGCGGGCGGCGATCTGACGCAGGATATCGTCATCACGGGTCGCAATGAGATGGGTCAACTGGCCGCAGGTCTGCAGGATATGCAGCAGTCGCTGGTGACCACCGTCAGCGCCGTACGTGGGAGCACTGACTCCATCTACACCGGCGCTGGCGAAATTGCCGCAGGCAGCAACGATCTTTCCGCCCGCACCGAGCAGCAGGCCTCCTCGCTCGAGGAGACCGCCGCCAGCATGGAAGAACTGACCGCAACGGTTAAACAGAACTCCGATAACGCCCGTCAGGCTACGCTACTGGCGAAAAACGCCTCTGAAACCGCAGCCCGTGGCGGTCACGTGGTGGATAACGTTGTTCGCACCATGACCGAAATTGCTGACAGTTCGCAGCAAATTGCGCACATTACCGGCGTGATTGACAGCATCGCTTTCCAGACGAACATTCTGGCACTTAACGCAGCGGTGGAAGCTGCTCGTGCCGGGGAGCAGGGTCGTGGTTTTGCGGTTGTGGCAGGCGAAGTCCGTACGCTGGCGAGCCGCAGTGCGCAGGCTGCGAAAGAGATCAAAGGGCTTATCGAAAACTCCGTCAGCCGGGTGAATACCGGTTCTGAGCAGGTTAGCGAAGCAGGCACCACCATGAAAGAGATTGTCGCTGCCGTTACCCGTGTGACCGATATTATGGGTGAGATTTCGTCGGCATCCGATGAACAGAGCCGTGGTATCGAACAGGTAAGCCTGGCCGTTTCACAGATGGACAGCGTGACACAGCAAAACGCCGCGCTGGTGCAGGAGTCCGCCACGGCGGCGGCGGCGCTGGAAGATCAGTCTGAACAGCTGCGCCAGGCAGTGGCGGCATTTCGTCTGAACGGCAAAGAAAAAGTCGCAGCCCCGCGCCCGGCCAATGTGAAGACACCGCAGTTGCTGCGTCCGGCAACGACAACCGCCTCTACCGACAGCAACTGGGAAACGTTCTAA